The following proteins come from a genomic window of Micromonospora echinofusca:
- the mce gene encoding methylmalonyl-CoA epimerase: MAENSPVETAADYVTDIGLRRIDHVGVAVADLDAAIDFYQRTFGMRCVHTEVNAEQGVREAMLAVGPDAEGGCVQLLAPLSPESTIAKFLDKKGPGVQQVAYTVADIDVACAKLRERGVKLLYDTPKRGTANSRVNFVHPKDAGGVLVELVEPAAGH, translated from the coding sequence ATGGCTGAGAACTCCCCCGTCGAGACCGCTGCCGACTATGTCACAGACATCGGCCTGCGCCGCATCGACCACGTCGGGGTCGCCGTCGCCGACCTGGACGCCGCGATCGACTTCTACCAGCGCACCTTCGGGATGCGCTGCGTGCACACCGAGGTGAACGCCGAACAGGGCGTACGCGAGGCGATGCTGGCCGTGGGCCCGGACGCCGAGGGCGGCTGCGTGCAACTGCTCGCCCCGCTGAGCCCGGAATCGACCATCGCCAAGTTCCTCGACAAGAAGGGCCCGGGCGTGCAGCAGGTGGCGTACACCGTGGCGGACATCGACGTCGCCTGCGCGAAGCTGCGCGAGCGGGGCGTGAAGCTGCTCTACGACACCCCGAAGCGCGGCACCGCCAACTCGCGCGTCAACTTCGTCCACCCGAAGGACGCCGGCGGAGTGCTGGTCGAACTCGTCGAGCCCGCCGCCGGGCACTGA
- a CDS encoding acetyl-CoA C-acetyltransferase: MASVIVSGARTPMGRLLGNLKDLPATRLGGVAIKAALERAGVAPEQVQYVIMGQVLQAGAGQIPARQAAVEAGIPMSVPALTVNKVCLSGLDAIALADQLIRAGEFDIVVAGGMESMTNAPHLLLGQRGGYKYGDVVVKDHMALDGLTDAWDSCAMGESTERHNARHGITREEQDAFAATSHQRAAAAQKNGHFSEEIAPVVIPQRKGDPLVISEDEGIRPDTTAESLAKLRPAFAKDGTITAGSSSPISDGAAAVVVMSKAKAKELGLTWLAEIGAHGNVAGPDNSLHSQPSNAIQHALKKGGLGIEDLDLIEINEAFAQVGIQSTRDLGVSPDKVNVNGGAIALGHPIGMSGARLVLTLALELKRRGGGTGAAALCGGGGQGDALIIHVPAPGESGH, translated from the coding sequence ATGGCTTCGGTGATCGTCAGCGGCGCGCGGACCCCGATGGGGCGCCTGCTGGGCAACCTCAAGGACCTCCCGGCGACCCGGCTCGGTGGCGTCGCGATCAAGGCGGCGCTCGAGCGGGCCGGCGTCGCCCCCGAGCAGGTCCAGTACGTGATCATGGGGCAGGTGCTCCAGGCCGGCGCCGGGCAGATCCCGGCCCGCCAGGCGGCGGTCGAGGCCGGCATCCCGATGTCCGTGCCGGCGCTGACCGTCAACAAGGTCTGCCTCTCCGGCCTGGACGCGATCGCCCTGGCCGACCAGCTGATCCGCGCCGGCGAGTTCGACATCGTCGTCGCGGGCGGCATGGAGTCCATGACCAACGCCCCGCACCTGCTGTTGGGCCAGCGCGGCGGCTACAAGTACGGCGACGTGGTGGTCAAGGACCACATGGCGCTCGACGGGCTCACCGACGCCTGGGACAGCTGTGCCATGGGGGAGTCCACCGAGCGGCACAACGCCCGGCACGGCATCACCCGCGAGGAGCAGGACGCGTTCGCCGCGACCAGCCACCAGCGGGCCGCCGCCGCGCAGAAGAACGGCCACTTCTCCGAGGAGATCGCCCCGGTCGTCATCCCGCAGCGCAAGGGCGACCCGCTGGTGATCAGCGAGGACGAGGGGATCCGCCCGGACACCACCGCCGAGTCGCTGGCGAAGCTGCGCCCGGCGTTCGCCAAGGACGGCACGATCACCGCCGGCAGCTCCTCGCCGATCTCCGACGGCGCCGCCGCCGTGGTCGTCATGAGCAAGGCCAAGGCCAAGGAGCTGGGGCTGACCTGGCTGGCCGAGATCGGCGCGCACGGCAACGTCGCGGGCCCGGACAACTCCCTGCACTCGCAGCCGTCCAACGCGATCCAGCACGCGCTCAAGAAGGGCGGGCTCGGCATCGAGGACCTGGACCTGATCGAGATCAACGAGGCGTTCGCCCAGGTCGGCATCCAGTCCACCCGTGACCTCGGGGTCAGCCCGGACAAGGTCAACGTCAACGGCGGGGCGATCGCGCTGGGCCACCCGATCGGCATGTCCGGCGCCCGGCTGGTGCTCACCCTCGCCCTGGAGCTCAAGCGCCGGGGCGGCGGCACGGGCGCGGCGGCGCTCTGCGGCGGCGGCGGCCAGGGCGACGCCCTGATCATCCACGTCCCGGCCCCCGGCGAGAGCGGTCACTGA
- the meaB gene encoding methylmalonyl Co-A mutase-associated GTPase MeaB: MLVERARAGDPRAVARLITLVESGDETLPRIAAALAPYAGQAQVVGLTGSPGVGKSTTTNELVRALRARGHRVGVLAIDPSSPFTGGAILGDRVRMQDHATDPGVYIRSMSSRGHLGGLSAATPQAVRVLEGAGCDVVLVETVGVGQAEVEVASLADTTLVLLAPGMGDAIQAVKAGILEIADVFVVNKADRDGADATYRDIQGMIALSERGPGDWRPQVVRAIASRGEGIDDIAAAIDKHRGWLVEHGELRRRQEARAAAEVEAIALGVLRARIGSLRDGTELPALAAKVAEGSLDPYAAADELLAQIAS, translated from the coding sequence ATGCTGGTCGAGCGGGCCCGCGCGGGGGATCCCCGCGCGGTGGCCCGGCTGATCACCCTGGTCGAGTCGGGCGACGAGACGCTGCCGCGCATCGCGGCGGCGCTCGCCCCGTACGCCGGTCAGGCCCAGGTGGTCGGGCTGACCGGCTCGCCCGGGGTGGGCAAGTCGACCACCACCAACGAGCTGGTCCGGGCGCTGCGTGCCCGCGGCCACCGGGTGGGCGTGCTGGCCATCGACCCGTCCAGCCCGTTCACGGGCGGGGCGATCCTCGGCGACCGGGTCCGCATGCAGGACCACGCCACCGACCCGGGCGTCTACATCCGGTCGATGTCCAGCCGGGGCCACCTCGGCGGGCTGTCGGCGGCGACGCCGCAGGCCGTGCGGGTGCTGGAGGGCGCCGGCTGCGACGTCGTGCTGGTGGAGACCGTGGGCGTCGGGCAGGCCGAGGTGGAGGTCGCCTCGCTGGCCGACACCACGCTGGTCCTGCTCGCCCCGGGCATGGGCGACGCGATCCAGGCGGTCAAGGCGGGCATCCTGGAGATCGCCGACGTCTTCGTGGTCAACAAGGCCGACCGGGACGGCGCCGACGCCACCTACCGCGACATCCAGGGCATGATCGCCCTGAGTGAGCGCGGCCCGGGCGACTGGCGGCCGCAGGTGGTGCGCGCGATCGCCTCCCGGGGCGAGGGGATCGACGACATCGCCGCCGCCATCGACAAGCACCGTGGCTGGCTGGTCGAGCACGGCGAGCTGCGCCGCCGCCAGGAGGCGCGGGCCGCCGCCGAGGTCGAGGCCATCGCGCTGGGCGTCCTGCGCGCCCGGATCGGTTCCCTGCGCGACGGTACGGAGCTGCCGGCGCTCGCCGCGAAGGTGGCCGAGGGCTCCCTCGACCCGTACGCGGCGGCCGACGAACTGCTCGCCCAGATCGCCTCCTGA
- a CDS encoding Asp23/Gls24 family envelope stress response protein has product MADEATRELPVAPGAVAGGSTHVSDEVVEKIAVAAARSVPGVVELGGDVARFFNAVLDKVGLDQVGDARRGCSAHVTNGAAVVNLVIVIEAGRAVPQVTADVRAQVAGAVEAYGLRVDEINIRVDDVALGGPAAPVA; this is encoded by the coding sequence ATGGCTGACGAGGCGACGCGGGAGCTGCCGGTGGCACCGGGTGCGGTGGCGGGCGGCAGCACGCACGTGTCCGACGAGGTGGTGGAGAAGATCGCCGTGGCCGCCGCGCGGTCCGTGCCCGGCGTGGTCGAGTTGGGCGGGGACGTGGCCCGGTTCTTCAACGCCGTGCTGGACAAGGTCGGGCTCGACCAGGTCGGCGACGCCCGGCGCGGCTGCTCGGCCCACGTCACCAACGGGGCGGCGGTGGTCAACCTGGTCATCGTGATCGAGGCCGGCCGCGCGGTGCCGCAGGTGACCGCCGACGTCCGGGCGCAGGTCGCCGGGGCGGTCGAGGCCTACGGGCTGCGGGTCGACGAGATCAACATCAGGGTCGACGACGTGGCCCTGGGCGGGCCCGCGGCACCCGTCGCGTGA
- a CDS encoding acyl-CoA mutase large subunit family protein: MNADEIAAGRARWQARYDAARKRDADFTTLSGMPVDPVYGPPEGVAYPGFERIGWPGEYPYTRGLHPTGYRGRTWTIRQFAGFGNAQQTNERYKMILGAGGGGLSVAFDMPTLMGRDSDDPQALGEVGHCGVAIDTAADMEALFDGIDLAGVTTSMTISGPAVPVFCMYLVAAERQGADPSKLDGTLQTDIFKEYIAQKEWLFDPEPHLRLIGDLMEYCAREIPRYKPLSVSGYHIREAGSTAAQELAYTLADGFGYVELGLSRGLDVNVFAPGLSFFFDSHVDFFEEIAKFRAARRIWARWLRDVYGATSEKALWLRFHTQTAGVSLTAQQPVNNVVRTAVEALAAVLGGTNSLHTNALDETLALPTDESAEIALRTQQVLMEETGVTNVADPLGGSWYVEALTDKIEAEAEEIFARIRQLGGEGPHQIGPMTSGILRGIEDGWFTGHIAESAFVYQQALEKGDKRIVGVNCHTGTVAKDLEILRISHEVELEQRRVLAERKAGRDEATVKAAIERMVAVGRTDGNMIPAMLDAVRAEATLGEICDALRAEWGVYREPARF; the protein is encoded by the coding sequence ATGAACGCCGACGAGATCGCCGCCGGACGGGCACGCTGGCAGGCCCGCTACGACGCCGCGCGCAAGCGGGACGCCGACTTCACCACGCTCTCCGGGATGCCCGTCGACCCGGTCTACGGGCCGCCGGAGGGTGTCGCCTACCCGGGCTTCGAGCGGATCGGCTGGCCGGGCGAGTACCCGTACACCCGGGGCCTGCACCCGACCGGCTACCGCGGGCGGACCTGGACGATCCGGCAGTTCGCCGGGTTCGGCAACGCCCAGCAGACCAACGAGCGCTACAAGATGATCCTGGGCGCCGGCGGCGGCGGCCTCTCCGTCGCCTTCGACATGCCCACGCTGATGGGCCGGGACTCCGACGACCCGCAGGCGCTCGGCGAGGTGGGCCACTGCGGCGTCGCCATCGACACCGCCGCCGACATGGAGGCGCTGTTCGACGGCATCGACCTGGCCGGGGTCACCACGTCGATGACCATCTCCGGGCCGGCGGTGCCGGTGTTCTGCATGTACCTGGTGGCCGCCGAGCGGCAGGGCGCCGACCCGTCCAAGCTGGACGGCACCCTTCAGACGGACATCTTCAAGGAGTACATCGCGCAGAAGGAGTGGCTCTTCGACCCCGAGCCGCACCTGCGTCTGATCGGCGACCTGATGGAGTACTGCGCCCGGGAGATCCCGCGCTACAAGCCGCTCTCGGTCTCCGGCTACCACATCCGCGAGGCCGGCTCGACCGCCGCGCAGGAGCTGGCCTACACCCTCGCCGACGGCTTCGGCTACGTCGAGTTGGGCCTGTCCCGGGGGCTGGACGTCAACGTCTTCGCGCCCGGCCTGAGCTTCTTCTTCGACTCGCACGTCGACTTCTTCGAGGAGATCGCCAAGTTCCGGGCCGCCCGCCGGATCTGGGCCCGCTGGCTGCGCGACGTCTACGGCGCGACCAGCGAGAAGGCCCTCTGGCTGCGGTTCCACACGCAGACCGCCGGGGTGTCGCTGACCGCCCAGCAGCCGGTCAACAACGTGGTGCGTACGGCCGTCGAGGCGCTCGCGGCGGTGCTCGGCGGCACCAACTCGCTGCACACCAACGCCCTCGACGAGACCCTGGCGCTGCCCACCGACGAGTCCGCCGAGATCGCCCTGCGTACGCAGCAGGTGCTGATGGAGGAGACCGGGGTGACCAACGTGGCGGACCCGCTGGGCGGATCCTGGTACGTCGAGGCGCTCACCGACAAGATCGAGGCCGAGGCGGAGGAGATCTTCGCCCGGATCCGGCAGCTCGGCGGGGAGGGGCCGCACCAGATCGGGCCGATGACCTCCGGCATCCTGCGCGGCATCGAGGACGGCTGGTTCACCGGCCACATCGCCGAGTCCGCCTTTGTCTACCAGCAGGCGCTGGAGAAGGGCGACAAGCGGATCGTCGGCGTCAACTGCCACACCGGCACGGTCGCCAAGGACCTGGAGATCCTGCGCATCTCGCACGAGGTGGAGCTGGAGCAGCGCCGGGTGCTGGCCGAGCGGAAGGCCGGCCGCGACGAGGCCACCGTCAAGGCCGCGATCGAGCGGATGGTCGCCGTCGGCCGGACCGACGGCAACATGATCCCGGCCATGCTGGACGCCGTACGCGCCGAAGCCACCCTCGGCGAGATCTGCGACGCCCTGCGCGCCGAGTGGGGCGTCTACCGCGAACCGGCCCGCTTCTGA
- a CDS encoding tetratricopeptide repeat protein — protein sequence MSDPRITSSIFTRGAVDLSALRTPAPAPARPATPAQSAPSADFPGAAGGGVAVIDVSEATFQSEVLERSLSTPVIVDFWAEWCEPCKQLSPVLERLAAEGGGAWVLAKVDVDANPRIAQMFRVQGIPMVYAVVGGQPIDAFSGVVPEAQLRQWIQAVLKAGGVSVEEPEDPRLDEADDALMSGDLDAAERAYRKILAESPADAAAEAGLAQVGLARRVAGADPGAAIAAAQANPDDVEAQLLAADIEVLSGQAEAAYARLVGLVRRTAGDERERVRQHLVGLFTVAGPEDPAVASARRALASALF from the coding sequence ATGAGCGACCCACGGATCACCTCGTCGATCTTCACCCGCGGCGCGGTCGACCTCAGCGCGCTGCGCACCCCCGCACCGGCCCCTGCCCGCCCCGCCACCCCGGCCCAGTCCGCCCCCTCCGCCGACTTCCCCGGCGCCGCCGGTGGCGGCGTCGCCGTCATCGACGTGAGCGAGGCGACATTCCAGTCCGAGGTTCTCGAGCGCTCGCTCAGCACACCGGTGATCGTGGACTTCTGGGCCGAGTGGTGCGAGCCGTGCAAACAGCTGAGCCCCGTGCTGGAGCGGCTGGCCGCGGAGGGCGGCGGCGCCTGGGTGCTCGCCAAGGTCGACGTGGACGCCAACCCCCGGATCGCCCAGATGTTCCGGGTGCAGGGCATCCCGATGGTCTACGCGGTCGTCGGCGGCCAGCCGATCGACGCCTTCTCCGGGGTGGTGCCCGAGGCGCAGCTGCGGCAGTGGATCCAGGCGGTGCTCAAGGCCGGTGGCGTGAGCGTCGAGGAGCCGGAGGACCCGCGCCTCGACGAGGCCGACGACGCCCTGATGAGCGGCGACCTCGACGCGGCCGAGCGGGCGTACCGCAAGATCCTCGCCGAGTCGCCGGCGGACGCCGCGGCGGAGGCGGGCCTCGCCCAGGTCGGGCTCGCCCGCCGGGTGGCCGGGGCCGACCCGGGCGCGGCGATCGCCGCCGCCCAGGCCAACCCCGACGACGTCGAGGCCCAGCTCCTGGCCGCCGACATCGAGGTGCTCAGCGGTCAGGCCGAGGCGGCGTACGCCCGCCTGGTGGGCCTGGTCCGCCGCACCGCCGGCGACGAGCGGGAGAGGGTACGCCAGCACCTGGTCGGCCTCTTCACGGTCGCCGGGCCGGAGGATCCCGCGGTCGCCTCGGCGCGCCGGGCCCTGGCCAGCGCCCTGTTCTGA
- a CDS encoding penicillin-binding transpeptidase domain-containing protein, with translation MRLPYPRRPRRNRLRPALALLAATALAGGALTACSGGDGPEREVDAFLVGWRSGDLQAVGFVDPTGAKVPAADVVRELKELSGELAAAPPTLTRRGEAKVTKDVATAVVKVEWALPGGTRWAYERPVRLTRGGDEWRVIWEPQLVQEQLTRGDRLGLRRDTATRAAVLDAANQPIVAPRPVVRVGLQPSEVTNAASLARKLDAAFRAIRPAITPPVDLTDLPERLADADPGAFVEVVTLREEAYRQIKARIYDLPGTKFRSDKLDLAPTREFARAVLGSVDPAQADDLARHPDRYEAGDLVGHGGLQGRHDERLRGAAGLTVITERPGPDGTLVPTGTEVFRSEPKPGQPVKTTLDVSTQNAADAALRAEKRRAALVAVRISDGAVLAAANGPGAAGENLAFTAQVPPGSTFKMVSALGLLDRGAVTPDATVACPKTFTVDGRPFKNSDNFVLGPVPFRTDFAKSCNTAFAALAPKLGADGLAVTGRSLGLEGQWDVGLDAFTGKVSANGGATEQAAAAIGQGTTLVSPLAMASATAAVARGGFEQPKLVLDPAPAQPAAPGPQLKPESVQAVRAMMREVVTAGTGSALRDVPGAPVHGKTGTAEYDDNPAHTHAWFVGWQGDVAFAVFVEKGGASTATAVPAAERFLRALGR, from the coding sequence ATGCGCCTGCCGTACCCTCGCCGCCCCCGCCGCAACCGGCTCCGCCCGGCGCTGGCGCTGCTCGCCGCGACCGCGCTCGCGGGCGGCGCCCTCACCGCGTGCTCGGGCGGTGACGGTCCGGAGCGCGAGGTCGACGCGTTCCTCGTCGGCTGGCGCTCGGGCGACCTCCAGGCCGTCGGCTTCGTCGACCCGACCGGCGCCAAGGTGCCGGCGGCCGACGTCGTCCGCGAGCTCAAGGAGCTGTCCGGCGAGCTGGCGGCCGCGCCGCCCACGCTGACGCGCCGGGGCGAGGCGAAGGTGACCAAGGACGTCGCGACCGCGGTGGTCAAGGTCGAGTGGGCCCTCCCGGGCGGGACCCGTTGGGCGTACGAGCGCCCGGTGCGGCTCACCCGCGGCGGCGACGAGTGGCGGGTGATCTGGGAGCCGCAGCTGGTGCAGGAGCAGCTGACCCGGGGCGACCGGCTGGGGCTGCGCCGCGACACCGCCACCCGGGCCGCGGTGCTCGACGCGGCCAATCAGCCGATCGTGGCGCCCCGGCCCGTGGTGCGCGTCGGGCTCCAACCGAGCGAGGTCACCAACGCGGCGAGCCTGGCCCGCAAGCTGGACGCTGCGTTCCGGGCGATCCGGCCCGCGATCACCCCGCCGGTGGACCTCACCGACCTGCCTGAGCGGCTCGCCGACGCGGATCCCGGCGCGTTCGTCGAGGTGGTGACCCTGCGGGAGGAGGCCTACCGGCAGATCAAGGCGCGCATCTACGACCTGCCGGGCACGAAGTTCCGCAGCGACAAGCTCGACCTGGCCCCCACCCGCGAGTTCGCCCGGGCGGTGCTCGGCTCCGTCGACCCGGCGCAGGCCGACGACCTCGCCCGGCACCCCGACCGCTACGAGGCCGGCGACCTCGTCGGCCACGGGGGCCTCCAGGGCCGCCACGACGAGCGGCTCCGTGGCGCGGCGGGGCTGACCGTGATCACGGAGCGTCCCGGCCCGGACGGCACGCTGGTGCCCACCGGCACCGAGGTGTTCCGCAGCGAGCCGAAGCCGGGGCAGCCGGTCAAGACCACTCTCGACGTGTCCACCCAGAACGCGGCCGATGCCGCCCTGCGGGCCGAGAAGCGCCGGGCGGCGCTGGTGGCGGTACGGATCAGCGACGGCGCGGTGCTCGCCGCGGCCAACGGCCCCGGGGCGGCCGGGGAGAACCTGGCCTTCACCGCCCAGGTTCCGCCGGGCTCCACCTTCAAGATGGTCAGCGCGCTCGGCCTGCTCGACCGGGGCGCGGTCACGCCCGACGCGACGGTGGCCTGCCCGAAGACGTTCACCGTCGACGGTCGGCCGTTCAAGAACTCCGACAACTTCGTGCTGGGCCCGGTGCCGTTCCGCACCGACTTCGCCAAGTCCTGCAACACCGCGTTCGCCGCGCTGGCACCGAAGCTCGGCGCCGACGGGCTGGCCGTGACCGGCCGCTCCCTCGGGCTGGAGGGGCAGTGGGACGTCGGCCTGGACGCCTTCACCGGCAAGGTCTCGGCGAACGGCGGCGCGACCGAGCAGGCCGCAGCCGCCATCGGCCAGGGCACGACGCTGGTCAGCCCGCTCGCCATGGCGTCGGCCACCGCGGCGGTCGCCCGGGGCGGCTTCGAGCAGCCCAAGCTGGTGCTCGACCCGGCTCCGGCCCAGCCCGCCGCCCCCGGCCCGCAGCTCAAGCCGGAGTCGGTGCAGGCCGTACGCGCGATGATGCGGGAGGTGGTCACGGCCGGCACCGGCAGCGCGCTGCGGGACGTGCCGGGCGCGCCGGTGCACGGCAAGACGGGCACCGCCGAGTACGACGACAACCCGGCCCACACCCACGCCTGGTTCGTCGGCTGGCAGGGCGACGTCGCGTTCGCGGTCTTCGTGGAGAAGGGCGGCGCCAGCACCGCCACCGCCGTCCCCGCCGCCGAACGCTTCCTCCGCGCCCTCGGCCGCTGA